The following proteins are encoded in a genomic region of Burkholderia gladioli:
- a CDS encoding OsmC family protein, which produces MAKHEHTYRISVEWTGNRGTGTSAYRDYGRDHLIRADGKPDVPGSSDPAFLGDAKRWNPEDLLVASLSACHKLWYLHLCAEAGIAVQAYVDEAVGTMIDSREGGSFTQVVLRPRVTIRAGDDAERAAALHHDAHRACYIANSMNFPVTCEPVIEHAPG; this is translated from the coding sequence ATGGCTAAGCACGAACATACCTATCGCATATCGGTCGAGTGGACCGGCAACCGCGGCACCGGCACCTCGGCCTATCGTGACTATGGACGCGATCACCTGATCCGCGCGGACGGCAAGCCCGACGTGCCGGGCTCGTCCGATCCCGCCTTTCTCGGCGACGCGAAGCGCTGGAACCCCGAGGACCTGCTGGTGGCCTCGCTGTCGGCCTGCCACAAGCTCTGGTACCTGCACCTGTGCGCCGAGGCCGGTATTGCCGTGCAGGCCTATGTCGACGAGGCCGTCGGCACCATGATCGACAGTCGCGAGGGCGGCAGCTTCACCCAGGTGGTGCTGCGTCCGCGCGTGACGATCCGCGCCGGCGACGATGCCGAGCGCGCGGCTGCGCTGCATCACGATGCGCATCGTGCCTGCTACATCGCCAATTCGATGAATTTCCCGGTGACTTGCGAGCCCGTGATCGAGCACGCACCGGGCTGA
- a CDS encoding lactonase family protein has product MSTALSPTHLVTVSNAEDGDLSVYHLDAAQARLAPIARTPAGSVVMPQAPTHDGRRLYVATRGTQPTIVGYDIGADGTLTQRFSTPIDASLAYLSVDRAGRLLFGASYGGSRLFVWDAKRVESGDGAPLQFIDRIQNAHSIIVSDDDRYVYAASLGSDRVLFYGIARAGEEAALIARGELATPAGFGPRHLRLAPDGATLYVIGEFHGTVLAIPRDPVTGELGEPVESDLAPSIAHLAHGAPRPPAPTSPVIWAADLQVSPDGRFVFATERTANRLITFRVDENRKLHYASCIETEPQPRGIRLSPDGSLLAASGELSTSISLYRVDAATGALTPATRIECGKGANWIEILPLHGA; this is encoded by the coding sequence ATGAGCACAGCGCTGTCCCCCACCCACCTCGTCACCGTCTCGAACGCCGAGGACGGCGATCTCTCCGTCTATCACCTGGATGCCGCGCAAGCGCGCCTCGCGCCGATCGCGCGCACGCCGGCCGGCAGCGTGGTGATGCCGCAAGCGCCGACGCACGACGGCCGCCGGCTCTATGTCGCGACGCGCGGCACGCAGCCGACCATCGTCGGCTACGACATCGGCGCCGACGGCACGCTCACGCAGCGCTTCTCGACGCCGATCGACGCGAGCCTCGCCTATCTGTCGGTCGATCGCGCGGGACGCCTGCTGTTCGGCGCCTCCTACGGCGGCAGCCGGCTGTTCGTGTGGGATGCGAAACGTGTCGAGAGCGGCGACGGCGCGCCGCTGCAGTTCATCGACCGGATCCAGAACGCGCACTCGATCATCGTTTCCGACGACGACCGCTATGTCTACGCGGCCTCGCTCGGCTCCGACCGCGTCCTGTTCTACGGCATCGCGCGCGCCGGCGAGGAAGCCGCGCTGATCGCGCGCGGCGAGCTGGCCACGCCGGCCGGCTTCGGGCCGCGCCATCTGCGCCTCGCGCCGGACGGCGCGACGCTTTATGTGATCGGCGAATTCCACGGCACCGTGCTGGCGATTCCGCGCGATCCGGTGACGGGCGAACTCGGCGAGCCGGTGGAATCGGATCTCGCGCCGAGCATCGCGCACCTGGCGCACGGCGCGCCGCGCCCGCCCGCGCCGACCTCGCCCGTGATCTGGGCCGCCGACCTGCAGGTCTCGCCGGACGGCCGCTTCGTGTTCGCCACCGAGCGCACCGCGAACCGCTTGATCACGTTCCGCGTCGACGAGAACCGCAAGCTGCATTACGCGAGCTGCATCGAGACCGAGCCGCAGCCGCGCGGCATCCGCCTCTCGCCCGATGGTTCCTTGCTGGCGGCCAGCGGCGAGCTGTCGACGTCCATCTCGCTGTATCGTGTCGATGCGGCCACCGGTGCGCTGACGCCCGCCACCCGCATCGAATGCGGCAAGGGCGCCAACTGGATCGAGATCCTGCCGCTGCACGGCGCCTGA
- a CDS encoding LysR substrate-binding domain-containing protein: MDTILDIELLRTFHAVARLGKFRAAAELVHKSPAAVSIHIQRLEAVAGGRLLERDNQSVTLTALGKRLLASTGELLSAHDRVLQEIRGKSVAARIVLGLPDEYAAHVIRDLLPGFSASWPNVVIEIRTGPSFELRELVARGKLDLALVVQPMQAHRRADLLTVTTPVWACSRAFVLDADQPLPLALYAEPCPYRLAMTSALKQTGAAWRVIIESASSQAINACVEAGLGVTLVDRARVTSRMRVLDGLPPIDEHEIILIRNPEGDEKEAIELLVATFREQFRLHAPD, from the coding sequence ATGGACACCATTCTCGACATCGAGCTGCTGCGTACCTTTCATGCCGTGGCGCGCCTGGGCAAGTTCCGCGCGGCAGCGGAGCTGGTGCACAAGAGCCCGGCGGCGGTCAGCATCCATATCCAGCGGCTGGAGGCCGTGGCGGGCGGCAGGCTGCTGGAGCGGGACAACCAGAGCGTCACGCTGACGGCGCTGGGCAAGCGCCTGCTGGCCAGCACCGGCGAGTTGCTCAGCGCGCATGACCGCGTGCTCCAGGAGATTCGCGGGAAGTCGGTGGCGGCGCGCATCGTGCTCGGGTTGCCCGATGAATACGCGGCGCACGTGATCCGGGACCTGCTGCCCGGGTTCTCGGCGAGCTGGCCGAACGTGGTGATCGAGATCCGCACCGGGCCGAGTTTCGAGCTGCGGGAGCTGGTGGCGCGAGGCAAGCTCGACCTGGCCTTGGTGGTGCAGCCGATGCAGGCGCATCGGCGCGCGGATCTCCTGACGGTAACCACGCCGGTCTGGGCTTGCAGCCGCGCCTTCGTGCTCGATGCGGATCAGCCGCTGCCCTTGGCGCTGTATGCCGAGCCTTGTCCGTATCGCCTTGCCATGACGAGCGCGCTCAAGCAGACCGGCGCGGCCTGGCGCGTGATCATCGAAAGCGCGTCGAGCCAGGCCATCAATGCCTGCGTGGAGGCGGGGCTGGGGGTGACCCTGGTGGATCGGGCGCGTGTCACGTCGCGCATGCGCGTGCTCGATGGACTGCCGCCGATCGACGAGCACGAGATCATCCTGATCCGGAATCCGGAAGGTGACGAGAAGGAAGCGATTGAATTATTGGTCGCGACGTTTCGGGAACAGTTTCGTTTGCATGCTCCCGATTGA
- a CDS encoding alpha/beta hydrolase: MRKLVSLMISGSLLALPYSMQLNAAPAISTAPSNTAIVFVNGINNSFDDAVASLQVLKTQMNARNANNAYVYGNAYNASDGVLWDIYQVFKQKWIEGSSPADFWRMIDGGSVPANGMDAALKQKYIDILSNNQIPELPEHLKQYREYLKQNRKIVLVGHSQGTLYANFGANVLITELAQARGNVSTVNVGNAARYLLPGSSYLTSTSDLVIPLLGKTALPPNLWMYLHLDYDMLGHSFTKIYMNTSFSAASQIITQVSQQANAGAIAQQATW, translated from the coding sequence ATGAGAAAATTAGTCAGCCTGATGATTTCCGGATCGCTGCTCGCGCTGCCCTACTCCATGCAGCTGAATGCGGCGCCGGCCATTTCGACCGCCCCGTCGAATACCGCGATCGTCTTCGTCAACGGCATCAACAACTCCTTTGACGATGCCGTCGCGAGCCTGCAGGTCCTCAAGACCCAGATGAATGCGCGCAATGCAAACAACGCCTACGTCTACGGAAACGCCTACAATGCAAGCGACGGTGTGTTGTGGGACATCTATCAGGTATTCAAGCAAAAGTGGATCGAGGGTTCGAGTCCGGCTGACTTCTGGCGGATGATTGACGGCGGCAGCGTTCCGGCCAATGGCATGGATGCGGCGCTCAAGCAGAAATATATCGATATCCTCAGCAACAACCAAATTCCTGAATTACCGGAGCACCTGAAGCAATACCGCGAGTATCTGAAGCAAAACCGAAAAATCGTGCTGGTGGGCCACTCGCAGGGCACTCTGTACGCCAATTTCGGAGCCAATGTGCTGATCACCGAGCTTGCGCAGGCACGAGGCAACGTCAGCACGGTCAATGTCGGCAATGCCGCGCGTTACCTGCTACCAGGTTCCAGCTACCTGACCTCGACGTCGGACCTCGTGATCCCCCTCCTCGGCAAGACCGCGTTGCCGCCGAACCTCTGGATGTATCTGCACCTTGACTACGATATGCTGGGCCATTCCTTCACGAAAATTTACATGAATACCTCATTCTCCGCGGCGAGCCAGATTATCACGCAGGTATCGCAGCAGGCCAACGCCGGCGCCATCGCTCAACAAGCGACCTGGTAG
- the betA gene encoding choline dehydrogenase: protein MTTREYDYIICGAGSAGNVLATRLTEDADVTVLLLEAGGPDYRFDFRTQMPAALAYPLQGRRYNWAYETDPEPHMDNRRMECGRGKGLGGSSLINGMCYIRGNALDYDNWATHQGLEDWSYLDCLPYFRKAETRDVGPNDYHGGDGPVSVTTSKPGVNPLFEAMVEAGVEAGYPRTDDLNGYQQEGFGPMDRTVTPKGRRASTARGYLDQARARPNLEIVTHAVADRVLFTGKRATGVTYLRGGQPVTAHARREVLVCSGAIASPQLLQRSGVGPGAWLKELDIPVVLDLPGVGNNLQDHLEMYIQYACKEPVSLYPALKWWNQPKIGLEWMLNGTGLGASNHFEAGGFIRTRDDDLWPNIQYHFLPVAINYNGSNAIEMHGFQAHVGSMRSPSRGRVKLKSRDPNAHPSILFNYMAEALDWREFRDAIRATREIMRQPALDRYRGEELNPGANLKSDAELDAFVRQRAETAFHPSCSNKMGYDDMAVVDHQGRVHGIEGLRVVDASIMPIITTGNLNAPTIMIAEKIADRIRGKAPLARSTAKYFVANGAPARGGKPLRAVELV, encoded by the coding sequence ATGACGACGCGCGAATACGACTACATCATCTGCGGCGCCGGTTCGGCCGGCAATGTGCTCGCGACGCGGCTGACCGAGGACGCCGATGTCACGGTGCTGCTGCTGGAAGCGGGCGGCCCCGACTACCGCTTCGACTTCCGCACGCAGATGCCGGCGGCGCTCGCCTACCCGCTGCAGGGGCGCCGCTACAACTGGGCCTACGAGACCGATCCCGAGCCGCACATGGACAACCGCCGCATGGAATGCGGGCGCGGCAAGGGCCTGGGCGGCTCCTCGCTGATCAACGGCATGTGCTACATCCGCGGCAACGCGCTCGACTACGACAACTGGGCTACCCACCAGGGCCTGGAAGACTGGTCCTACCTCGACTGCCTGCCCTACTTCCGCAAGGCGGAGACGCGCGACGTCGGCCCCAACGACTATCACGGCGGCGACGGCCCGGTGTCGGTCACCACCAGCAAGCCGGGCGTGAATCCGCTGTTCGAGGCGATGGTGGAAGCCGGCGTCGAGGCGGGCTACCCGCGCACCGACGACCTGAACGGCTACCAGCAGGAAGGTTTCGGGCCGATGGATCGCACCGTCACGCCCAAGGGCCGCCGCGCTTCAACCGCGCGCGGCTACCTCGACCAGGCCCGCGCGCGGCCGAACCTCGAGATCGTCACGCACGCCGTGGCCGATCGCGTGCTGTTCACCGGCAAGCGCGCCACCGGCGTGACCTACCTGCGCGGCGGCCAGCCCGTGACCGCGCACGCGCGCCGCGAGGTGCTGGTGTGCAGCGGCGCGATCGCCTCGCCGCAACTGCTGCAGCGCTCGGGCGTGGGCCCCGGCGCCTGGCTGAAGGAACTCGACATCCCGGTGGTGCTGGACCTGCCCGGCGTCGGCAACAATCTGCAGGATCACCTGGAGATGTACATCCAGTACGCCTGCAAGGAGCCGGTCTCGCTCTACCCGGCGCTGAAATGGTGGAACCAGCCGAAGATCGGCCTGGAATGGATGCTGAACGGCACCGGCCTGGGCGCCAGCAACCATTTCGAGGCGGGCGGCTTCATCCGCACGCGCGACGACGACCTCTGGCCGAACATCCAGTATCACTTCCTGCCGGTGGCGATCAACTACAACGGCTCGAACGCGATCGAGATGCACGGCTTCCAGGCTCACGTGGGCTCGATGCGTTCGCCGAGCCGCGGCCGCGTGAAGCTGAAGTCGCGCGATCCGAACGCGCATCCGAGCATCCTGTTCAACTACATGGCCGAGGCGCTCGACTGGCGCGAGTTCCGCGACGCGATCCGCGCCACGCGCGAGATCATGCGGCAGCCGGCGCTGGACCGTTATCGCGGCGAGGAGTTGAACCCGGGCGCGAACCTGAAGAGCGATGCGGAGCTGGATGCCTTCGTCAGGCAGCGCGCGGAAACGGCCTTCCATCCTTCGTGCTCGAACAAGATGGGTTATGACGACATGGCCGTGGTCGATCACCAGGGCCGCGTGCACGGCATCGAGGGGCTGCGGGTGGTGGATGCGTCGATCATGCCGATCATCACCACCGGCAATCTCAACGCGCCGACCATCATGATCGCGGAGAAGATCGCGGATCGGATTCGCGGCAAGGCACCGCTGGCGAGGTCGACAGCGAAATACTTCGTGGCGAATGGTGCACCGGCACGGGGTGGGAAGCCCTTGAGGGCGGTGGAATTGGTTTGA
- a CDS encoding ABC transporter permease, with the protein MTNFHAIRAIYRAEMARTARTLTQSIIAPVISTSLYFVVFGSAIGSRISAVNGISYGSFIVPGLVMLSLLSQSISNASFGIYFPRFTGTIYEVLSAPVSYWEIVAAYVGAAATKSVILGVIILITASLFVPMHILHPAWMVLFLVLTSITFSLFGFVIGIWADSFEKLSLVPLLIVTPLTFLGGSFYSVDMLPPFWRVVTLFNPIVYLVSGFRWAFFGLADVHVGISLAMTLAFLVALLFVVAWIFRTGYRLKK; encoded by the coding sequence ATGACCAACTTCCATGCGATTCGCGCGATCTACCGCGCGGAAATGGCCCGCACCGCCCGCACCCTGACCCAGAGCATCATCGCGCCGGTGATCTCCACCTCGCTCTACTTCGTGGTGTTCGGCTCGGCGATCGGCTCGCGCATCAGCGCCGTGAACGGCATCAGCTACGGCTCCTTCATCGTGCCGGGCCTGGTGATGCTGTCGCTGCTCTCGCAGAGCATCTCGAACGCCTCGTTCGGCATCTACTTCCCGCGTTTCACCGGCACCATCTACGAGGTGCTGTCGGCGCCGGTGTCCTACTGGGAGATCGTGGCCGCCTACGTGGGCGCGGCCGCCACCAAGTCGGTGATCCTGGGCGTGATCATCCTGATCACCGCCAGCCTGTTCGTGCCGATGCACATCCTGCATCCGGCCTGGATGGTGCTGTTCCTGGTGCTGACCTCGATCACCTTCAGCCTGTTCGGCTTCGTGATCGGCATCTGGGCCGACAGCTTCGAGAAGCTCTCGCTGGTGCCGCTGCTGATCGTCACGCCGCTGACCTTCCTCGGCGGCAGCTTCTACTCGGTCGACATGCTGCCGCCGTTCTGGCGCGTGGTCACGCTGTTCAACCCGATCGTCTACCTGGTGAGCGGCTTCCGCTGGGCCTTCTTCGGGCTGGCCGACGTGCACGTGGGCATCAGCCTGGCGATGACGCTGGCCTTCCTGGTGGCCCTGCTGTTCGTGGTGGCCTGGATCTTCCGCACCGGCTATCGCCTGAAGAAATAA
- a CDS encoding DMT family transporter: protein MNKAEPSCLAPGAASLEARQIPLPILECLMVLAWSSGFVGLRFAADYAPIYLMVFWRCVVLSIGLWPFVAREIRSASRATLLREAAIGAMAMGGYLAGVAKGIEFGVSAGLSALIADLLPVGTVLISTLVFRERSPAGVWTGLVLGVVGVLLASRDAFRLGAAPIWALGLPIAGMLCLAGAAVWRKRLSTGAGHLNPIAALWLHCVVTGILFLFLQGAQGSLRPVPTWGFAAGMAWTAILSTLGGYGLYWLCLKRSSSARVSSVLFLSPAVTLVWAWAMFREPLSWRMLFGAAVAGAGILMIVRSRHEGAR, encoded by the coding sequence ATGAACAAAGCCGAGCCATCCTGCCTCGCCCCTGGCGCCGCGAGCCTCGAAGCGCGCCAGATCCCGCTGCCGATACTCGAATGCCTGATGGTGCTGGCCTGGAGCTCCGGCTTCGTCGGCCTGCGCTTCGCCGCCGATTACGCGCCGATCTACCTGATGGTGTTCTGGCGCTGCGTCGTGCTGTCGATCGGCCTCTGGCCGTTCGTGGCGCGCGAGATACGCTCGGCGTCGCGCGCCACCTTGTTGCGCGAGGCCGCGATCGGCGCAATGGCGATGGGGGGCTATCTGGCCGGCGTGGCCAAGGGCATCGAGTTCGGCGTGTCGGCCGGCCTCTCGGCCTTGATCGCCGATCTGTTGCCGGTCGGCACGGTGCTGATCTCCACCCTGGTCTTCAGGGAACGCAGCCCGGCCGGGGTCTGGACCGGGCTGGTGCTGGGCGTGGTCGGCGTGCTCCTGGCCAGCCGCGACGCCTTCCGGCTCGGCGCCGCGCCCATCTGGGCGCTGGGCCTGCCGATCGCCGGCATGCTGTGCCTGGCGGGCGCCGCGGTCTGGCGCAAGCGGCTTTCCACCGGGGCCGGCCATCTGAACCCGATCGCCGCCCTGTGGCTGCATTGCGTGGTGACCGGCATCCTCTTCCTGTTCCTGCAGGGCGCCCAAGGCAGCCTGAGGCCGGTGCCCACCTGGGGCTTCGCGGCCGGCATGGCGTGGACCGCGATCCTCTCCACGCTCGGCGGCTACGGCCTTTACTGGCTGTGCCTGAAGCGCTCCTCGTCCGCGCGCGTGTCGAGCGTGCTGTTCCTGAGCCCCGCCGTCACCCTGGTGTGGGCCTGGGCGATGTTCCGCGAACCGCTGAGCTGGCGCATGCTGTTCGGCGCCGCGGTGGCCGGGGCCGGCATCCTGATGATCGTCCGCAGCCGGCACGAGGGCGCGCGCTGA
- a CDS encoding ABC transporter ATP-binding protein codes for MSQEPILTVSHLSKTYASGFKSLDDVNLSIHRGEIFALLGPNGAGKTTLISTICGIVTPSEGSVSVGGHDIARHYRAARTMIGLVPQELTTDSFESVWNTVSFSRGLFGKAPNPAHIEKVLKDLSLWDKRDSKLITLSGGMKRRVMIAKALSHEPRILFLDEPTAGVDVELRRDMWKLVDQLRADGVTIVLTTHYIEEAEEMADRIGIINGGKIMLVEEKTELMRSLGKKQLTLQLDAPLAAIPAALAGFRLELAKDGNELVYTYEAEREQAIATLLGALAEAGVRFRDLQTSQSSLEEIFVSLIDSGRTASKTATPA; via the coding sequence GTGAGCCAAGAACCGATACTGACCGTCTCCCATCTGTCGAAAACCTACGCGTCCGGCTTCAAGTCGCTCGACGACGTCAACCTCTCGATCCACCGCGGCGAGATCTTCGCGCTGCTCGGCCCCAACGGCGCCGGCAAGACCACCCTGATCAGCACCATCTGCGGGATCGTCACGCCCAGCGAGGGCAGCGTCTCGGTGGGCGGCCACGACATCGCCCGCCACTACCGCGCCGCGCGCACCATGATCGGCCTGGTGCCGCAGGAGCTGACCACCGATTCCTTCGAATCGGTCTGGAACACCGTCTCCTTCAGCCGCGGCCTGTTCGGCAAGGCGCCGAACCCGGCCCATATCGAGAAGGTGCTGAAGGACCTCTCGCTGTGGGACAAGCGCGACAGCAAGCTGATCACGCTGTCGGGCGGCATGAAGCGCCGCGTGATGATCGCCAAGGCGCTCTCGCACGAGCCGCGCATCCTGTTCCTCGACGAACCCACCGCCGGCGTGGACGTCGAGCTGCGTCGCGACATGTGGAAGCTGGTCGACCAGCTGCGTGCCGACGGCGTGACCATCGTGCTCACCACACACTACATCGAGGAAGCCGAGGAGATGGCCGACCGCATCGGCATCATCAACGGCGGCAAGATCATGCTGGTGGAGGAGAAGACGGAGCTGATGCGCTCGCTCGGCAAGAAGCAGCTCACGCTGCAGCTCGACGCGCCGCTGGCCGCGATCCCGGCCGCGCTGGCGGGCTTCCGCCTCGAGCTGGCCAAGGACGGCAACGAGCTGGTCTATACCTACGAGGCCGAACGCGAGCAGGCGATCGCCACCCTGCTCGGCGCGCTCGCCGAGGCCGGCGTGCGCTTCCGCGACCTGCAGACCTCGCAGAGCTCGCTCGAGGAAATCTTCGTGAGCCTGATCGACAGCGGCCGCACCGCCTCGAAAACCGCCACCCCCGCCTGA
- the betB gene encoding betaine-aldehyde dehydrogenase: MTVYGLQKLYIGGAYVDATSGVTFDSFDPATGEHLATIQQAGEADVQRAVDSAREGQRVWAAMTAMQRSRILRRAVELLRERNDELAELEMRDTGKPIAETLAVDIVTGADVIEYYAGLATAIEGLQIPLREESFVYTRREPLGVCAGIGAWNYPIQIACWKTAPALAAGNAMIFKPSEVTPLSALKLAEIYTEAGVPAGVFNVVQGNGAVGAMLTAHPGIAKVSFTGGVETGKKVMSLAGASSLKEVTMELGGKSPLIVFADADLERAADIAVTANFFSAGQVCTNGTRVFVDRAVKDAFIARVLERVARIRVGKPSDAATNFGPLVSPAQLDKVLGFIESAKAEGAKLLAGGERLTQGHFANGQYVAPTVFAECRDEMRVVREEIFGPVMSILDFTTEEEAIERANATDYGLAAGVVTENLSRAHRAIHRLEAGICWINTWGESPAEMPVGGYKQSGVGRENGITTLEHYTRIKSVQVELGRYNPVF; this comes from the coding sequence ATGACGGTCTACGGTCTGCAAAAACTCTACATCGGCGGCGCCTACGTGGACGCCACCAGCGGCGTCACCTTCGACAGCTTCGATCCGGCCACCGGCGAGCACCTCGCCACCATCCAGCAGGCCGGCGAGGCCGACGTGCAGCGCGCCGTGGACTCGGCGCGCGAGGGCCAGCGCGTGTGGGCCGCGATGACCGCCATGCAGCGCTCGCGCATCCTGCGCCGCGCCGTCGAGCTGCTGCGCGAGCGCAACGACGAGCTGGCCGAGCTGGAGATGCGCGACACCGGCAAGCCGATCGCCGAGACGCTGGCGGTGGACATCGTCACCGGCGCCGACGTGATCGAGTACTACGCGGGCCTGGCCACCGCGATCGAGGGCCTGCAGATCCCGCTGCGCGAGGAATCCTTCGTCTACACGCGGCGCGAGCCGCTCGGCGTGTGCGCCGGGATCGGCGCCTGGAACTACCCGATCCAGATCGCCTGCTGGAAGACCGCGCCGGCGCTGGCCGCCGGCAACGCGATGATCTTCAAGCCCAGCGAGGTCACCCCGCTGTCGGCGCTCAAGCTCGCCGAGATCTATACCGAGGCCGGCGTGCCGGCCGGCGTGTTCAACGTGGTGCAGGGCAACGGCGCGGTGGGCGCGATGCTGACGGCCCATCCCGGCATCGCCAAGGTGTCGTTCACCGGCGGCGTGGAAACCGGCAAGAAGGTGATGTCGCTGGCCGGCGCGTCCTCGCTGAAGGAAGTGACCATGGAGCTGGGCGGCAAGTCTCCGCTGATCGTGTTCGCCGATGCCGATCTCGAGCGCGCCGCCGATATCGCCGTGACCGCCAACTTCTTCAGCGCCGGCCAGGTCTGCACCAACGGCACGCGCGTGTTCGTCGACCGCGCCGTGAAGGACGCCTTCATCGCGCGCGTGCTGGAGCGCGTGGCGCGCATCCGGGTGGGCAAGCCGTCCGACGCGGCCACCAACTTCGGCCCGCTGGTGAGCCCCGCCCAGCTCGACAAGGTGCTCGGCTTCATCGAGAGCGCCAAGGCCGAGGGCGCGAAGCTGCTGGCCGGCGGCGAGCGCCTGACGCAAGGGCACTTCGCGAACGGCCAGTACGTCGCGCCGACGGTGTTCGCCGAATGCCGCGACGAGATGCGGGTGGTGCGCGAGGAGATCTTCGGGCCGGTGATGAGCATTCTCGATTTCACCACCGAGGAGGAAGCCATCGAGCGCGCCAATGCCACCGACTACGGCCTGGCCGCGGGCGTGGTAACCGAGAACCTGTCGCGCGCGCACCGCGCGATCCACCGGCTCGAGGCCGGCATCTGCTGGATCAATACCTGGGGCGAATCGCCGGCCGAGATGCCGGTGGGCGGCTACAAGCAATCGGGCGTGGGCCGCGAGAACGGCATCACCACGCTCGAGCACTACACGCGCATCAAGTCGGTGCAAGTCGAGCTGGGCCGCTACAACCCCGTGTTCTGA
- a CDS encoding MFS transporter, which yields MPAAAPSAPPAPCAARASAAARLERLPFSGYHKLIFVIVAIAFFFDSVDLGTMTFVLGSIRKEFGLSTAAAGLVASASFFGMVLGAAVAGLLADRFGRRPVFQWSMVLWGAASWLCSTAQSVEALIAWRVLLGIGMGMEFPVAQTLLSEFVPAAKRGRLIALMDGFWPLGFICAGVVSYFVLPALGWRMVFALLAIPAVFVLVVRRLVPESPRWLEHHGRVAEADRILDGIEAKVMRSTGLSRLPAPSRLAEPPAARGRGAFREIWSGPYRRRTTMVWLLWFFALLGFYGLTSWLGALLQQAGYAVTQSVLYTVLISLGGVPGFLCAAWLIERWGRKPTTIASLVGGGVMAYVYGQTALHGQSVALLIGTGLVMQFFLFGMWAALYTYTPELYGTGARATGSGFASAIGRVGSLIGPYAVGVVLPLFGQGGVFTLGALSFVVAALAVAWLGIETRGLALEELTAADDGSDAARYEGKPVAMD from the coding sequence ATGCCCGCCGCCGCCCCTTCCGCCCCTCCCGCTCCTTGCGCCGCGCGCGCCAGCGCCGCCGCCCGCCTCGAACGCCTGCCGTTCTCCGGTTATCACAAGCTGATCTTCGTGATCGTCGCGATCGCGTTCTTCTTCGACTCGGTCGACCTCGGCACCATGACCTTCGTGCTCGGCTCGATCCGCAAGGAGTTCGGCCTGAGCACCGCGGCCGCCGGCCTGGTGGCCAGCGCGAGCTTCTTCGGCATGGTGCTGGGCGCGGCCGTGGCCGGGCTGCTGGCCGACCGCTTCGGGCGCCGCCCGGTGTTCCAGTGGAGCATGGTGCTGTGGGGCGCGGCCTCCTGGCTGTGCTCGACCGCGCAGAGCGTCGAGGCGCTGATCGCCTGGCGCGTGCTGCTCGGCATCGGCATGGGCATGGAATTCCCGGTCGCGCAGACGCTGCTCTCCGAATTTGTGCCGGCCGCCAAGCGCGGCCGCCTGATCGCGTTGATGGACGGCTTCTGGCCGCTCGGCTTCATCTGCGCCGGCGTGGTGTCGTACTTCGTGCTGCCGGCGCTGGGCTGGCGCATGGTGTTCGCGCTGCTCGCGATCCCCGCCGTGTTCGTGCTGGTGGTGCGCCGCCTGGTGCCCGAATCGCCGCGCTGGCTCGAGCATCATGGCCGCGTCGCGGAGGCCGACCGGATCCTCGACGGCATCGAGGCCAAGGTAATGCGCTCGACCGGGCTGAGCCGGCTGCCGGCACCGTCGCGGCTGGCCGAGCCACCTGCCGCGCGCGGCCGCGGCGCGTTCCGCGAGATCTGGAGCGGCCCTTACCGACGCCGCACCACCATGGTCTGGCTGCTGTGGTTCTTCGCCCTGCTCGGTTTCTACGGCCTGACTTCCTGGCTCGGCGCGCTGCTGCAGCAAGCCGGCTACGCCGTCACGCAGTCGGTGCTCTACACCGTGCTGATCTCGCTGGGCGGCGTGCCGGGCTTCCTCTGCGCGGCCTGGCTGATCGAGCGCTGGGGCCGCAAGCCGACCACCATCGCCTCGCTGGTGGGCGGCGGCGTGATGGCCTACGTCTATGGCCAGACGGCCCTGCACGGCCAGAGCGTCGCGCTGCTGATCGGCACCGGGCTGGTGATGCAGTTCTTCCTGTTCGGCATGTGGGCCGCGCTCTATACCTACACGCCCGAACTCTACGGCACCGGTGCGCGCGCAACCGGTTCGGGCTTCGCCTCGGCGATCGGCCGCGTCGGCTCGCTGATCGGGCCGTATGCGGTGGGCGTGGTGCTGCCGCTGTTCGGCCAGGGCGGCGTGTTCACGCTCGGCGCGCTGTCCTTCGTGGTGGCGGCGCTGGCGGTGGCCTGGCTCGGCATCGAGACGCGCGGGCTCGCGCTGGAGGAACTGACCGCCGCCGACGACGGCAGCGACGCGGCGCGCTACGAGGGCAAGCCGGTCGCGATGGATTGA